The DNA sequence cccaaatataataataaataaatatatagtccctaatataataatacataaatgaataatcccttatataataataaataaataaatattctctaatataataataaataaataaataaataatcccaaatataattataaataaatatacaatccctaatataataataaataaataaataatccctaatatgataaataaataaataaataaataatccctaatataataattaataaatatatatataatccctaatataataatacataaataaataatcccttatataataataaataaataaatattctcaacataataataaataaataaataaacaatccctaatataataataaataaataatcccgaatataataataaataaacaaacaatccctaatataataataaataaataaataaataattaatccctaatacaatattaataaataaacaatcccaaatataataataaataaataaaccataatataataataaataaatatacaatccctaatataataataaataaatgaataaataatccCTAATAATAACTTGGGATTCTCTGTTCTTAGATCTCACTCGACTGACCGACACCAACGGTCTGACTCTTCCACAAACTAACAATGAGCCGGTGTGTCCACCGACCAGTGGACACCTGATGGCAGAGAAGATGAAGCTGGGTCGACAGGATCAAGGAGACAATGATGCTGGTGAGAATCACACAGAATCTGCacaacatttattaaaacatgaattacaTAATACAAAAGAGTGTAAGCAGAGAACTTCACTGACCTCCAGGAAGTCTCTTTATTCTTAGTTCACTCAATATGatacagataataataataattttatcaCATCTAATTATCTGATTTAGGTTTTTGAAtttgtaaacattaaaaaaaacagggagaaTTCTGAAATTCAGACCTGaattttcatccattttcaaAGCTGAGAAGAAACCCTCGAAGAAGCCTCATCGTTTCTCATCCCTCTTGCCAAACTCTCAGGAATTACTGGACATCAGGACAAAGAAAAAGGTGAGCGTTGACGTCGTAAAGGTTACGTGACGTTGTTTTTAGTGAATGACTGCACCTTGAACGCTTCGTGGTTCGTCGTTGTCCGTGCAGCTGCTGATCACGGGCACCGAGCAGTTCAACCTCAAGCCAAAGAAGGGAATCCAGTTCCTGCAGGAGAAAGGCCTCCTCACTACGCCCATGGACAACAACCAGGTGGCGCAGTGGCTCCGAGAAAATCCCCGACTAGACAAGAAGATGATCGGGGAATTCGTCAGCGATCGCAAGAACATGGAGCTTCTGGACAGTTTTGTCAAGTAAGCAGAGATCAATGTAATGTTGAGTGTTAGTCATTTAAAACAACCGCACTCCAGATGATAGAAACTGGCAgtacataaaataaattgatATAACAAAATACTTAAACACAGTGCAGTATAAGGAAATAAAAATTTCCATTAAAGGTCTTTAATGGATCCTGTGGAGCGGATGTTCCAGATCCTGGGGCCGCTGCCACAAAGGCTCGGTCACCTTTGGTTTTTAGCCTCATTTTGGGCGTGGTCAGTAGCAGCTGATAGGCAGGTTCTGCATAGATGTCATTGATCACCTGGAATGattgaataaaaaacactttttcaaaacTTTGACAGATATGGCAGTTTAGAGATTGGCCTGAAGTTGGAGAGGAGTCCAGATTTGTCTTTTTGATAAGCGGCTGCACAACGGCGTGTTTGAGAGCGGCTGGGACACGCCCAGTGCAAAGGCAGGAATTcatgaataaaagaataaaagacgAGATGACGAGACTACATTGGCCAGTGAGGGGAGGGATacacattcaaactgaaaaacatcATATAAAGAGGACCAGAGGGATAGAGCTAGAGCCAGCGGGAGAAAAGGCACATGGCCGAGGAGTTTGAGAAAAGTCTCACAGAGGGTGAGCGAGGGGACCGCTGAAGAGTCACCACAAGGGTTAACAAGGGAGCTAAAGATATTAAAAAGAGCGTGGGAAGATGCCATTTTCACAGCCTTCACAGCACTGTGGTAAGCAGACAGGCTTTCACAGAGAACTTCTTCACAGACATGGAGCTTGTCTTTGTTCCACTTTCTCTCAGCCCCTGAGCACGTGTGTGGAGTCAGTGAGCCACGCTTCTGATTCTAAACGGTGCAACAGAATCAAGGATATTTAAGATGTTTAAGAAGTCAGTGACAAGTGGTCTGGATTCACAGCACACATGAATATTAAAATCTGCAGAAATTAGAAAGTGATCGTATTTCACAGCAGCACCTGAGAGAGAATCTGCGAAGTCACGGATGAATTTTGGAGGGCGATAAACAACCGGCAACATAGTGGAGAAGGAGGGAAGTTGTAGCTCAAAAGTTTGTAGTTCGACGCTGGAGAAGGCAACAGATGGAATTAGAACAGTGAGGCCAGACCTCCACCTCTGCCAGTGCTCCGAGGGGAGCGGAGTCCAGAAAACGCTCTGACTCAAGTCACAAAGtcattcaataaaaaaagtttggtttACTAGTCACTAGTTCTAATGTGTTATTCAGTGTAAAGACACTAAACTGagctttctgtctctctctctgtcgcagCACATTCACCTTCCAGGGCCTCCGCATCGACGAGGCTCTGCGTCTCTACCTGGAGGCCTTCAGACTTCCTGGAGAAGCCCCCGTCATCCAGAGACTCCTGGAGACCTTCACCGACAACTGGCATGTAAGACACCAGTTTCCTCGAACCCTCTTTTAATAAACGGTTTTCATGTTGTCACCATCATTAATCTGCCTGGATGAATATATAGAACAAGGCTGCGGCGACGCGTTAGCGTTAGCCGCGCTGAGTAGACATGTCAGGTTCCACTGCCGTCAGCCAACGGAAAGGTGACTTCTCAGAATAGCAGGAGACGTGTCACCTGGAAACTATGAGTGTAAAGTCCTTTTCTTAAAGTGACACCACACTCACGGACACAGAGTTCATAGAACATGATCAtggtctttatctcactgtcacacacattaATGTAAGTTAGATTTATGTAAGTGACACAaggtgaccacacgaggcagcagtggaccagcagctcctgtgtccccgtcaGTTTCTTGTTTGTACAAAGttatctaatggtgagataatgTACACAAAAGCTAAGCTTTTTCATTGTGAAGCTGTTTTTCATGGCGTCCCTGaacgtctctctgtctgtctacaACAAGTCAAGTACCAAATTTCAGATGCTTtcttgtgttcatgtgtttaaaaCTCTCCTGggatttaaaggggacatattatgcaaaatcaactttttaaccatttcaatacttatatttgggactctggaggccctaccagtcgccaaagtgtggagaaagaatactcagtcatgttttcgtggtccctcttagtgtaagtataggccataaaacactccatgttgaattccctgcgcttatgacggcagcatgcgcatttcactgcgaatgttaccgcccaccagtaagtttacttggaaagctccaccttagctccaccttagctccaccttagctccaccttagctccaccttagcaccaccttagctccaccttgtccctgcgagagtgcaggcgagggaggaagagcggtattatgtcaacgcggagggacaagtgtgctgttggtggctgcacagtggagcacagtgttttacagaggattttatatatgaagctaatgtgccgatgataaagtcagcaaacgtgtgttcacttcacatcagtatttagtcagcgacgtacaaacacacacattgttaagaaaaggtcacacagaggtcataactgaccattctgacacgtcctaattaaacatatttgttcagtacgtcctccatgaccggagcacacactcagtctgatacagtcacatacagcagcagtttatgcagcgatcagcggtggatcagcggtgctgtccctaagtgtttttaactgatttacagttggacagtgttcggctccatccttatgtaggacgtctcttcctgtgacgcatgctgccatgttgatattgtcagagaactagtggagggagggggagaggaatggagctgagggaacaggagctgagtgagtgagcactGTGAAGAGGACacatcagaaaccccctggaagaagtgggtgtgtgtttgcctgtgtctcatttgcatataaagggaccatgcacaaaacccagcattctgaaaggggcgggtttagcagggttattgaactactatggtgcttcatccttatggtattttgaccaaagcatgtcactgacatgttcattaggacaccagggaactattttaatgggggaaatagggtataatatgtctcctttgaGTGGCCTTAAATGAccatttgttctgtgtgtgtgtgtagaaagtGAACGGCTCTCCCTTCATGACCAATGACGCAGGCTTTGCTTTGGCATACGCCGTCATCATGCTCAACACTGACCAGCACAACCACAACGTCCGCAAGCAGAACATCCCCATGACCGTAGAGGTGagtgacacaggaagtgaggacattggGTTGTGAATAAACGTGTTAATTCTTATTGGCGATGACAAGTCAAGTGATGAAAGGAGCAGGATCCCCTGTAGCATGGAGGAAATCATTTCCACTGCCGTGTTTGAGCAAATAATCCAAAGTGGACAGCACAGCTTCAGTCATGTGAAACCCAGCGCTGCATTCATTTACAGTTGCCACTAAAAACATCTGAGACCACTTGTCCGTTCAATGAGTGAAAAAGAGCcgccctgtgtctgtgtgtctgtctgtgtgtctgtgtgtgtgtctctgtgtctctgtgtgtctgtgtgtctgtgtgtttgtgtgtgtgtctctgtgtgtctgtgtgtgagagatagaATGACATTCCCCTGTGAGTGCTAGAATTTGCTCTGGTGCAGCCTGGCAGCTCCGAGAACTCACAGCCAACAGCTGTAGCCAGTGGTGGTCCGTCTGAGAGGGGGGACTCATCCTGAACAGGCGGCGCTGGGGGAGGACAGGGGGAGGCCaaagtctctctttctctctcttcatccaccgcctttgtttttctgtctttgattgacagcagagGAAGACTAAACAGTGGCAGCTTGTGGACAGACTCCTCACGAGACAcacatgttttctctctctttgtcttctacttctactactgCCTATCAAGcaatcaatccatccatcaaactttatttatacagcacttttcataTAAGGTAGTGCGACTCAATTACAATTACAGCGGATAAAACATGATGAAAGGAAACAGGAGTGAGgaaatctaaccctaaccctgtccTAACTGACAAACAGCTGCTAGGGAAAGCACATGCTTTATATGAAGCATATTTATAAATATGCTTTTTAAGTGCTAACGtactttaaagtatttatttaagtgctagcatactttaaagtatttatttaagtgctagcatactttaaagtatttatttaagtgctaacatactttaaagtatttatttaagtgctaaCGTACtttaaagtaattatttaaGTGCTAATGTACtttaaagaatttatttaagtgctaacatactttaaagtatttatttaagtgctaacatattttaaagtatttatttaagtgctaaCATACAGAGTCTTTATTTAAAGctaacatttttatatttatttatttaagtgctaaCATACTTTAAAGTCTTTATTTAAGTGCTAACatattttaaagtatttatttatttaagtgctaaCATACTTTAAAGTATATATTTAAGTGCTAACatactttaaagtatttatttaagtgctaaAGTTCTTTAAAGTATTTATCTAAGTGTTAACAcactttaaagtatttatttaagtgccagcatactttaaagtatttatttaagtgctagCATACTTTAAAGTATATATTTAAGTGCTAGCatactttaaagtatttatttatttaagtgctagcatactttaaagtatttatttatttaagtgctgTAGCATAGTTTAAAGTATATATTTAAAGTTATATacttaaagtatttatttatttaagtgctagcatactttaaagtatttatttatttaagtgctagcatactaaatatatatttaagtgTAGCATACtttgaagtatttatttaagtgctagcataatttaaagtatttatttaagtgctagCATACTTtaaagtatatatttatttaagtgctagcatactttaaagtatttatttaagtgctagCATAGTTTAAAGTTTATATTTAATTGCTAGCATATTTGAATGtttatgataataaataaaaaagcagtcACATCTGTCTGTGGCTCTCTTGCGCCCcctggctgtctgtctgtgtgtgtgtgtgtgtgtgtgtgtatgttgttcAGCCTTGATGCTGTCAGTCAACACTGTGTGCTGAGGTTTATTTCTAGGAGTAATCCTTGTTTTGCTAAAGCTTCCAGCAGCGTGTATTAAGTGACACAtaacaagtgtgtgtttctaaGCCGGGCCTCGTTTTAATTGTTGATTGGATTCTTCAGTTAATGAAGCAGTGAGTGTCTCAGGCTCGGCCATCTCTGCTGAGCTGCTGGTGTTCACATGCATTGACTGACATGTTGATGGTGGACACACTGACTCACTTCATTGTCCTCTGTTAAAACAGCAATTCAAGAAAAACCTGAAGGGAGTCAACGGAAACCAAGACTTTGACCAGGACATGTTGGAGGACATCTACAACGCCATAAAGTGagctcaccacacacacacacacacacacacaaaaatgattttaccaacataaaaacaagtctatgatatctttattatctttatcttattgttagacagacttttccaacaggaaacagaagtttgtcaCTTTCTGTACAGAagtccagagagagaaaacctgtgattttatcatcacacacacactgctgcctccatcgctaacTTCTAACggcttattttgtgaattcggccTTTGACAATcttaatttagatttatttaagtgacacaaagtgaccacacgaggcagcagtagaccagcagcttcagtgtctccatgagcttaaatcactgattttctcagtgggctttggtgtgggagagtgagcggtttacaaacttcagaactacagtgagataaagctgcaaatacatttgaaattagggctgcaacatttattcatgaataaaacacttGGGACATGTGAAAATGTACTCCTCATAATAAAGAcaatattaaaaactgaataattttggtttggtAATGGAGACATTTCTAAAAAGAAGCCATGTTGATGACGTCATAGACTTACAGATGgtgtctttgtctccctctgtAGGACCGAGGAGATTGTGATGCCAGACGAGCAGACGGGTTTGGTGAAGGAGAACTACGTGTGGAGTCTGCTGCTGCACCGCGGTGCCACGCCCGAGGGCGTCTTCCTGCTCCTGCCGGCGGGAAGCTACGACCACGACCTGTTCTCCATGACCTGGGGTCCAACCATCGCCGCCCTCTCCTACGTCTTTGATAAGAGCCTGGATGACAACATCGTCCAGAAGGCCATCACTGGCTTCAGGTACACAACGTTAAAGACCCTGGAAAGCAACACTtactaaatctaaatcttatactttattaaacccccatagggaaattatttccctgcgtttgacccatcctagaattaggagcagtgggctgccacactgagtagcacccggggagcaatggggctgggtaccttgctcaggggtaccccagcacttttgacctggtggggacttgaaccggcgaccctccagttacaagccacttggccacgggctgccctaactactactactactgcccTACTATCAATTTATAATGACTTATTTCCAtatgattttattgttaatagatttattttgaaatgatgtgaaatatcaacataaatattattattttcatgtctttttctcCACTTACTgaccaaacctggtcctaaaagTCAAAACATGTGCTTTTAATCTTTACTCTTAAAacattacttttactttttgacactgaaatctgtttgttgttggttgtttgATGACTTTTTGAAATGTTATCGTGTTATcgttctgtctctctgtaggAAATGTGCCATGATCGCAGCTCACTACGGCTTCAGCGATGTGTTTGATAACCTGATCATCTCACTGTGTAAATTCACCACTCTGAGCAGTGAGGTGAGACAAACTCACACATGAacatttagatatttaaaaagaaaacatgtatgtatttacttCCCTCAGTCACTACATTaggcacaaatttgctcttgttgtgatttattttatagtctttaaaaaaacaagtccacctaaatgtatttatagattTGATTTACTGTagatttatataatttatttctatAAATAAACTTGTATACATATTTAACTATCTCTGTAGTAAAggttatgttgctgtgcctctcctctccaccttcagTCTGTGGAGAACCTTCCGTCTGTGTTTGGTGGGAACATTAAAGCACAGACAGCAGCTAAGACGGTATTTGACCTGGCTCATCGCCATGGTAACATCCTGAGAGAGGGATGGAAGAACATCATGGACTCCATGCTGCAGCTGTTCAGAGCCGAGCTCCTGCCCAAAGCCATGGTGGAGGTCAGGAGGAgtcattgtttgtttctttgtactttgctgccacctgctggtcacagctcactctcactcactcattcactcactctctctctcgctctctctgtctctctctctctccctctctgtctctctctctctctctcatctgtctctctttctctctctccccctcggtctctctctttctctctctctctctcccggtctctctttctctctctctccccctctctctctctcccctctctttctctctctctctgtctctcggtctccccctctctctctctctctctcggtcctctcttctccctctctctgtctctctccctctctgtctctctccctctctgtctctttctctctctctccctctcggtctctctctctctatctctgtctccctcgctctctcaggTTGAAGATTTCCTCGAACCAAACGGAAAGATTTCTCTTCAACGAGAGGAGACGCCTTCAAATCGGTATTAATCCTCTCTgctaaataaagaaataaaaaagagataAGAAGTTGTGTCCTTCTGTTCCTTTATTctcctcatttcctctcatcacctcctcttctctccacctgtcctcttcactttttatttattgatttaaagtttgaattgttctcctcttcctcctcttcctcagcggTGAGTCTGCAGTGCTGAGTTTTGTGAACTGGTTAACTCTGAGCGGAGCAGAACAGTCTGGACTCAGGGGTCCGTCCACAGAGAACCAGGAGACCAAGCAGGCGGCCATCCTCTGCATCAAGGTAGTGGACACATGTTTACAAAAcaccatgtttacatcacaccatgtttacatcacaacatgtttacatcacatgtttgcatcacaacatgttttcatcacatgtTTGCATCACAACATGTGTACAtgccatgtttacatcacaacatgtttacatcacaccatgtttacatcacatgtttgcatcacaacatgttttcatcacaacatgttttcatcacaaCATGTTTGCATTACATGTTTGCATCACAACAGTGTACAtgccatgtttacatcacaacatgttttattttgtattttgcatCTAACAGTGTACATaccattttacatcacaacatgtTTTACATCTAGCTTTGTATGTACATaccatgtttacatcacatgccccatcacaacatgttttcatcctgtttatctaacatgtttacatcacatgtttgcatctgtttgtatttttcatcaTGTTTGCATCACAACATTATTGTACATTATGTTACATCTAGCATGTTTGCATCACATGTTTGCATCTGCTGTGTACATTACCATCTGTTTTACATCTAAGTAACATCTGCTTATGTTTACATCACATGCTTACATCTGGCATGTTTGtatcaaaacatgttttcatcacatgtttgcatcacaacatgtttacatcacatgtttacatcacaacatgtttacatcCACATGCTTACGTCGTATACTTACGTCTGGCATGTTTACATCACGTACTTACGTcatgtttacatcatgtttgcatcatgttttcatcacatgtttacatcacGTATTTATCTGGCATATGTTTACATCACATGCTTACATCACGTTTACATCtcaacatgtttacagtttacatCACATGCTTGCAAAACATGCTTACATCACATGTTTACATctcaacatgtttacatcacatgcttacaaacatgcttacataacaagtttgcatcacatgtttacattacaggtttacatgtttacactttTACAGTTTACATCACATGCTTACATCTCAACATGTTTGCATCACATGTTTACATCtcaacatgtttacagtttacatcacaacatgtttacatcacatgcTTACATCACATATTTACGTTTACATCACATACTTACATCACATGTTTACGGTCATCTTTGCCCATAACTGCCGGAGTTCCACAAGGCAGTGTCTTGGGGGCCTTACTTTTTCTGATCTTTATTGATGACCTTGCATCACACTTGAAGAATGACCTCCACCTATTTGCGGATGATTCAACTCTACCTGTCATTATAAAAAACCCTGGCCTGAGAAACACTGTGATCTGGACAAAATAGACAAGTGGGGCTCAGACTGGTGTATAACATTCAACGCACGATTATGAGCAGGAAATGAGAACTGTCCCATCCTCCTCTCTACTTCATGAATGAAGAGCCAAAGCCAACTCAGAGTATTACTCTTCTCTGTGTCACCATCACCAACACTCTAACCTGGACTCCTTTCACACAGCTAGGAGGTTATATATCCTTTGTATAATTTGTCTAATTTGATGTACTCGCATAATTGTTTTCCTGTATGAGCCACCATGGTAACACCAGGCTCCTATTGaatcatataaaacaaaactttattatGAAGTTATGTTTTCACGTGAAGATGTTATATATAGTTTATAGTCATGTCTGgacaataatgtaatattatcTCATTACCACCACACATAAGAGtccaataaagaaaatatatttattatatatatatatatatatattgttttttatttcacataacgtgaaactgttttattttacaaatcaatcgcaaaataaaatgtattaaaatgttcacatttaagaagaaaatccACAGAAAGTTGATACCGAACCCATTAAATCAATTATAGCATTAGTTGACTTTTAATCCAGTAATTGATGAATCATTGTATCTGTAGTTGTGACGTTATTAAATTTTTATCTTTCCTCAGCAATGTGACCCAGAGAAACTGATCACTGAGAGTAAGTTCCTGCAGCTGGAGTCTCTGCAGGAGCTGATGAAGGTCAGTGACTGTTAGAACGACGACATGTGGTGTCACAGTcagtggatgatgatgatgatgatgtgtgtgtgtgtgtgttgtcgtgGTCAGGCTCTGATCTCAGTCACTCCTGATGAAGAGACCTACGATGAAGAGGACGCCGCCTTCTGTCTGGAGATGCTACTGCGGATCGTCCTGGAGAACAGGTCAGAGCAGAGAagcttgtgtgtggagacacagCTGCTCGTCTCCCAGTCACTCactgtcctctgtgtttgtgtgtgtgtgtgtgcgcagggaCCGCGTGTCCTGTGTGTGGCAGACGGTGCGTGACCACCTGTGTCACCTCTGTGTCCACGCTAACGAGAGCTGCTTCCTGGTGGAGAGAGCCGTGGTCGGACTTCTGAGACTCGCCATCCGTCTGCTGCGGAGAGAGGACATCAGCTCTCAGGTACGGAATCAACGAGGAGGTGTCCCCAC is a window from the Solea senegalensis isolate Sse05_10M unplaced genomic scaffold, IFAPA_SoseM_1 scf7180000013740, whole genome shotgun sequence genome containing:
- the LOC122760552 gene encoding Golgi-specific brefeldin A-resistance guanine nucleotide exchange factor 1-like, whose amino-acid sequence is MADAVTHARFVGTDPASDEVVLMKILQVLRTLLLTPVGAHLTNESVCEIMQSCFRICFEMRLSELLRKSAEHTLVDMVQLLFSRIPQFKEEAKSFVGTNMKKLKMRAGGMSESSKWKKQKRSPRTPRHTARSPSGQMEPNQSSTLSNNNLSGGVPFIEPGLSTSSLPASDSAASSISSPTTTDSGLDTGSKATSREDLSDLEQCSSSGNMAANASSLPNTEITSPDPQCEGRQVGPAQSVSVESIPEVLEDKDSVTEQSDTSSVHDMDYVNPRGVRFTQSTQRDGASLIPYGLPCLRELFRFLISLTNPHDRHNTDAMMHMGLQLLTVALEAAHIANYQSLLGLVKDELCRHLFQLLSVDRMNLYTSSIRVCFLLFESMRVHLKFQLEMYLKKLMDIITSENVKMPYEMKEMALEALVQLWRIPSFVTELYINYDCDFYCSNLFEDLTKLLSKNAFPVSGQLYTTHLLSLEALLTVIDSTEANCQDKVLSTGAQEQTDDTLAEGDAPNTDNTADLTRLTDTNGLTLPQTNNEPVCPPTSGHLMAEKMKLGRQDQGDNDAAEKKPSKKPHRFSSLLPNSQELLDIRTKKKLLITGTEQFNLKPKKGIQFLQEKGLLTTPMDNNQVAQWLRENPRLDKKMIGEFVSDRKNMELLDSFVNTFTFQGLRIDEALRLYLEAFRLPGEAPVIQRLLETFTDNWHKVNGSPFMTNDAGFALAYAVIMLNTDQHNHNVRKQNIPMTVEQFKKNLKGVNGNQDFDQDMLEDIYNAIKTEEIVMPDEQTGLVKENYVWSLLLHRGATPEGVFLLLPAGSYDHDLFSMTWGPTIAALSYVFDKSLDDNIVQKAITGFRKCAMIAAHYGFSDVFDNLIISLCKFTTLSSESVENLPSVFGGNIKAQTAAKTVFDLAHRHGNILREGWKNIMDSMLQLFRAELLPKAMVEVEDFLEPNGKISLQREETPSNRGESAVLSFVNWLTLSGAEQSGLRGPSTENQETKQAAILCIKQCDPEKLITESKFLQLESLQELMKALISVTPDEETYDEEDAAFCLEMLLRIVLENRDRVSCVWQTVRDHLCHLCVHANESCFLVERAVVGLLRLAIRLLRREDISSQVLLSLRLLLMMKTHVLSRVSREV